The genomic segment GTTAGGACGAGGGAGGTGTGGGTGAGTAGGAGACATATTTGGTAACAATGAGATACGTTCTAAAATAGAATGGGCTGGCTGGCTGGAAGGTGAGCTACCCCTTACTAGAATTCAGTTCCACtaaaccaacatttattgagctttcTCTAAATGCATTCGTCTAGAGTAAAAGAGGAAATAGGATTTTGCAGGCTGTTATGTCAAGGGTAAGGGTATGAGACCATTGTCCTTAAGGAGCTGAAGCTCTAATGGGAAAGACAGAATGTCTCTAGTGAACAGGAGGGAGGGCATGCAGGGCTGGGAAACACCTGAGCCAAGGGACAGGCTCTGGAAGTGCCGGATGTGAGCAGGGAACAGACTGTGCAGCTGGAATGCAGGGTGGGTAGAGGGATGGAGGCACTGGAGGGTGGAAGCcatgttattttgttgttgttttgaggtggagtctcactgtcacccaggctggagtgcaaaggtgtgatcttgcctcactgcaacctctacctcctgggttcaagcaattctctgcctcagccccccgagtagcaggaattacagtcACCtgacaccaagcctggctaatttttgtatttttagtagagacagggtttcaccatcttggccaggctggtcttgaatgccatgatccacccacctcagcctcccaaagtgccgagattacaggcgtgatccactgtgtctgcctttttctttacattttttttctttctgtcatccagcccaaaatgtcaccttttttttttagacagagttttgcgcttgttgcccaggctggagtgcagtgacaccatcttggctcaccacaacctccgcctcccaggttcaagcaattctcctgctttagcctccccagtagctgggattacaggcacccaccaccacatccggctcatttttgtatttttagtagagacagagtttcgccgtgttggccaggctggtctcgaacttctgaccttaagtgatccacccaccttggcctcccaaagtgctgggattacaggcatgagccattgctcccagcCTAGGCTTATTTTCTAGGCAGTGGAGCGCAAAAGATGCCTTGAGGAGGAGAGCCAAGCGATCTGGCCGCAAATACAGTAAGCCTTATTCTGGTGTGAGTGTGAAGCGCAGCGTGACCAAGCAGGAGGGTGGGAGACAGGAACCCCTGGCGGAGGGAAAGCTGGAGGGGCCCCCTCAGGAGAGAGAGGGCGAAGGCCTGACGGAGCTGCAacggagaagagggagaggagggccaCACGGAAGTCATGGGAAGGACAAGGACAGACGGACCGGACGTGGGGGAAGAGGGTGGGAGGGACTGAAGCCATTTCCCAGGTTCCTGGTCTCTAGGAGCTGACAGTTGCCTCTGGTAGGTAGGCAGAGTTCTGCAGCAGTGGGAGCCAGGCCAGGGGACCTCGATGGCTCTCCCCTGCTCTGGAGGTCCCTGGCTCCACAGCCAGCACAGCGGTGCTCCAGAGTGGCTCTGGGGGCTTCTGAGCAGCggctccttctcctccctcctgccctggcaTAGCAGTTGAAGTCCCAGTATCCAATGCCTCAGCTCTCCCCTTCTTTCCCTGCTCCCAGGACTCACAGCAACCCTCTGTACCCAGTCATGGGCCGAAGACACCGTCATGCAAAAGGGTGAAGGCTCCACACCTGTCCCTGTCCCGGGCGTGGACGCAGGACCGCGAGCAGTCTCTGGCGGCAGCCTATGTGCCGGTGGTGGTGGACTCTCAGGGGCAGAGCCCAGACAAGCTCAGGTTCAATTTCTACAGCTCCCAGTACTCCAACTCCCTGAACCCCTTCTACACCTTGCAGAAGCCGACCTGTGGCTACCTGTACCGCCGGGACACCGACCACACCCGCAAGCGCTTTGATGTGCCTCCTGCCAACTTGGTCTTGTGGCGCTCCTAGGCCTGAGCCAACCAGAAGCCCCCCCTACCTTGCACTCTCACCCCTGTGACCTCAGGTCCCCAAGGGGGAAGGGCTGCTCACTGCAGGATGAGCGACCTGTATTCGGGCTAAGGCAGCTGTGCTATGCCCACCTATCAACAATGATAAAGGGAGGTCTGTCTTCTCACCAGCAGTTAAAGTTTGTCCTTTCTTCCCCTGGGATCGGAATGGGTGACTGTGGGTGGGTAAACTGAGGCTATGGCGATGTTGTAGAGTAAGATTATGTTCAGAGTTTCTGAAGACTTGGAAGGACTTGATTCTCAGCTCCCTGACCCCAAAAGTAAACTCAGCCCTGCTCCAGTGCTTGAGTCCCAAGCAAAGCCAATCCTGGCTCCAGCCTCCCCACAGGCCAGGCTTGGACCCCTCCAAAAATAaagaggagaggctgggcatggtggctcatgcctgtactttgggaggccgaggtgggcgggtcacctgaggtcaggagttcaagaccagcctggccaacatgatgaaaccctgtctctataaaaatacaaaaattagctaggcacgatggtgggtgcctgtaatcccagctactcctgaggctgaggaatgagagtctcttgaagctgggaggtggaggttgcagtaaaccaagatgatgccattgcactccagcctgggtgacagagtgagactctgtcaaaaataaagaaaaagaaaaaaggaagagatccATCAACTTTCCGTGACTCCtgcattctttttatattttttattattttttttgagatggagtctcactctgtcagccaggctggagggcaatggtgccatctcggctcaccgcaacctccttctcctgggttcaagtgattctcctgcctcagcctcccaagtagctgggattacaggcgccagccaccatgcctcgctaatttttgtatatttagtagagacagagtttcaccatgttgaccaagctggtcttgaactcctgacctcaggtaatccacccgcttcggtctcccaaagtgctggaattacaggcgtgagccactgcaccgggcggACTCCTGCT from the Saimiri boliviensis isolate mSaiBol1 chromosome 4, mSaiBol1.pri, whole genome shotgun sequence genome contains:
- the CIMIP3 gene encoding ciliary microtubule inner protein 3 codes for the protein MDTSEEGLGSEPARAPGKDLASVALPGPGLNAARSLQGTLPGHVPRRPPRLRTGRQVLRAPPLAGKCELPGQDSQQPSVPSHGPKTPSCKRVKAPHLSLSRAWTQDREQSLAAAYVPVVVDSQGQSPDKLRFNFYSSQYSNSLNPFYTLQKPTCGYLYRRDTDHTRKRFDVPPANLVLWRS